The following coding sequences lie in one Paracidovorax avenae genomic window:
- a CDS encoding SirB1 family protein codes for MALSYSLPTPLEYFAALVQSDEQFPLLEAAACIAHDEYPEFDVQQLLGDMDQLLARVRRRLPEDASSLQRLRSLNQFFFHDLGFGGNVNNYYDPDNSYLNAVLRTRRGIPISLAVLWMELAQGLGLHARGISFPGHFMVKVLLPRGQVVLDPTTGQSLSREDLAERLEPFRRRSGLVDDFEVPLGLYLQAAPAREVIARMLRNLKEIHRSQQDWVRLAAVQERLVLLLPDAWGEWRDRGLARAELGHAEGAVSDLETYLAHAEDALDVDAIAARLEQLRRAGD; via the coding sequence ATGGCTCTGAGCTATTCCCTCCCGACACCGCTCGAATACTTCGCCGCCCTCGTGCAGAGCGACGAACAATTCCCCTTGCTGGAAGCCGCGGCCTGCATCGCCCACGACGAATACCCCGAATTCGACGTGCAGCAGTTGCTGGGTGACATGGACCAGTTGCTGGCGCGCGTGCGCCGCCGGTTGCCGGAGGACGCCTCGTCCCTGCAGCGGCTGCGGTCGCTCAACCAGTTCTTCTTCCACGACCTGGGCTTCGGCGGCAACGTCAACAATTACTACGACCCGGACAACAGCTATCTGAACGCCGTGCTGCGCACGCGCCGGGGCATCCCGATTTCCCTGGCCGTGCTGTGGATGGAACTGGCGCAGGGTCTGGGGCTGCATGCGCGGGGCATCTCGTTTCCCGGGCATTTCATGGTCAAGGTGCTGCTGCCGCGCGGACAGGTGGTGCTGGACCCGACCACCGGCCAGTCCCTGTCCCGCGAAGACCTGGCCGAGCGGCTGGAGCCGTTCCGGCGGCGCAGCGGCCTGGTGGACGATTTCGAGGTGCCCCTGGGGCTCTATCTGCAGGCCGCCCCGGCCCGCGAGGTCATCGCGCGCATGCTGCGCAACCTGAAGGAAATCCACCGGTCGCAGCAGGACTGGGTGCGCCTCGCGGCCGTGCAGGAGCGGCTGGTGCTCCTGCTGCCCGATGCCTGGGGCGAATGGCGGGACCGCGGCCTGGCGCGGGCCGAACTGGGCCATGCGGAAGGGGCGGTGTCGGACCTCGAAACCTACCTGGCCCATGCCGAGGATGCGCTCGACGTCGATGCCATCGCCGCGCGGCTCGAGCAACTGCGGCGTGCCGGGGACTGA
- a CDS encoding YkgJ family cysteine cluster protein, producing MSLHPCLTCGACCASFRVDFSVYESQEEGGCVPAGLVVEVNTGLRRMRGTDHAAPRCAALSGQVGTRAACGIYEWRPSPCREFEAGSGACAQARRRHGMAPLPEGFVL from the coding sequence ATGAGCCTTCACCCCTGCCTGACCTGCGGCGCCTGCTGCGCGAGTTTCCGCGTCGATTTCTCGGTGTACGAGTCGCAGGAGGAAGGCGGCTGCGTTCCCGCGGGACTCGTGGTCGAAGTGAATACCGGCCTGCGCCGCATGCGTGGCACCGACCACGCGGCGCCGCGTTGCGCCGCGTTGTCCGGGCAGGTGGGCACGCGGGCCGCCTGCGGCATCTATGAATGGCGCCCTTCGCCCTGCCGTGAATTCGAGGCGGGCAGCGGCGCCTGCGCGCAGGCCCGGCGGCGCCACGGCATGGCGCCGCTTCCAGAAGGCTTCGTCCTTTAG
- the rpsT gene encoding 30S ribosomal protein S20, giving the protein MASAKPKKKNPRLASGRKRARQDVKLNAANTSLRSKYRTAVKNVEKAVLAGDKTKASELFAKMQSVVDTIADKGIFHKNKAARDKSRLSAKVKALALAA; this is encoded by the coding sequence ATGGCATCTGCCAAGCCCAAGAAAAAGAACCCCCGCCTCGCCTCCGGCCGCAAGCGCGCGCGCCAGGACGTGAAGCTGAACGCAGCCAACACCTCGCTGCGCTCGAAGTACCGCACCGCCGTCAAGAACGTCGAGAAGGCCGTCCTGGCCGGCGACAAGACGAAGGCATCCGAACTGTTCGCGAAGATGCAGTCCGTGGTCGACACGATCGCCGACAAGGGCATCTTCCACAAGAACAAGGCCGCTCGCGACAAGAGCCGCCTGTCCGCCAAGGTGAAAGCCCTGGCACTGGCCGCCTGA
- a CDS encoding ferrous iron transporter B, whose product MTVQASTSGAQPLRIALLGNPNCGKTALFNLLTGARQKVANYAGVTVERKEGHLQTAGGRRVRVLDLPGAYSLNAHSLDEAVTRDIVTGRRAGESLPDLLVCVTDATHLRLNLRLVLEARALGLPMVLALNMSDMAERQGISIDREALSRELGMPVISTVGVRSDGARELLGWLDTATPPLPTAPAAAAEGPASASERAMQLHQEVRRIMSVAVREPAAASLLADDRIDAVVLHPFWGLVLLAVTLFLMFQAVFSWAEAPKGLIEDGVSALSGWVNAHMAEGPLRSLLTDGILAGTGGVLVFLPQILILFLFILALEDSGYLPRAAFLLDRVMGTVGLSGRSFIPLLSSFACAVPGVMATRSITHWRDRLVTIMIAPLMTCSARLPVYALLIGAFIPERAVAGIFNLQGLVLFALYAGGIVSAMAVAAVARLARRQQGATPLLMELPAYRWPSLRGLAQGLYERAMIFLKRVGGIILAVTILLWFLSSYPAPPDGATGAAIGYSFAGRIGAFLEPLVAPIGFNWQIAIALVPGMAAREVAVSALGTVYALSATGEEAAAQLGTLIGQTWSLATALSLLVWFVFAPQCISTIAAVRRETNSWRYPIIMAAYLFALAYAASLVTYRVALALTSGGG is encoded by the coding sequence ATGACGGTACAGGCCTCGACCTCCGGTGCCCAGCCGCTGCGCATCGCCCTGCTGGGCAATCCCAACTGCGGCAAGACCGCGCTCTTCAACCTGCTGACCGGCGCCCGCCAGAAGGTCGCCAACTACGCGGGCGTGACCGTGGAGCGCAAGGAAGGCCACCTGCAGACGGCGGGCGGGCGGCGCGTGCGCGTGCTCGACCTGCCAGGTGCCTACAGCCTGAACGCCCACAGCCTCGACGAAGCCGTCACGCGCGACATCGTCACCGGACGGCGCGCGGGCGAGTCCCTGCCCGACCTGCTCGTGTGCGTGACCGATGCCACGCACCTGCGGCTCAATCTGCGGCTGGTGCTGGAAGCCCGCGCGCTCGGCCTGCCCATGGTGCTGGCGCTCAACATGAGCGACATGGCCGAGCGCCAGGGCATCTCCATCGACCGCGAGGCGCTGTCGCGGGAACTCGGCATGCCGGTGATCTCCACGGTCGGCGTGCGCAGCGACGGCGCTCGGGAACTGCTGGGCTGGCTGGATACGGCCACGCCACCGCTGCCCACGGCCCCCGCGGCCGCGGCGGAGGGCCCGGCTTCCGCGTCCGAGCGCGCGATGCAGCTGCACCAGGAAGTGCGCCGGATCATGTCGGTGGCCGTGCGCGAGCCCGCGGCCGCCAGCCTGCTCGCGGACGACCGCATCGACGCGGTGGTACTGCATCCGTTCTGGGGCCTCGTGCTCCTGGCCGTGACCCTGTTCCTCATGTTCCAGGCCGTCTTCAGCTGGGCCGAGGCCCCCAAGGGCCTCATCGAGGACGGCGTGTCGGCGCTGTCGGGCTGGGTCAACGCCCACATGGCCGAAGGGCCGCTGCGCAGCCTGCTCACCGACGGCATCCTGGCCGGCACCGGGGGCGTGCTGGTCTTCCTGCCGCAGATCCTGATCCTGTTCCTCTTCATCCTCGCGCTGGAGGATTCCGGCTACCTGCCGCGCGCCGCGTTCCTGCTGGACCGCGTCATGGGCACGGTCGGCCTGTCGGGGCGGTCCTTCATCCCGCTGCTCTCCAGCTTCGCCTGCGCCGTTCCGGGCGTGATGGCCACGCGCTCGATCACCCACTGGCGCGACCGGCTGGTGACCATCATGATCGCACCGCTCATGACCTGCTCGGCGCGGCTGCCGGTCTATGCCTTGCTGATCGGCGCGTTCATTCCCGAGCGCGCGGTGGCCGGTATTTTCAACCTCCAGGGTCTGGTGCTGTTCGCGCTGTATGCCGGCGGCATCGTGAGCGCCATGGCCGTGGCGGCCGTGGCCCGCCTGGCACGGCGCCAGCAGGGTGCGACACCGCTGCTCATGGAACTGCCCGCCTACCGCTGGCCCAGCCTGCGCGGCCTGGCGCAGGGCCTCTACGAGCGCGCGATGATCTTCCTCAAGCGCGTGGGCGGCATCATCCTGGCGGTGACCATCCTGCTGTGGTTCCTCTCCAGCTATCCGGCGCCGCCGGACGGCGCCACGGGTGCCGCCATCGGCTACAGCTTCGCCGGCCGCATCGGCGCCTTCCTGGAGCCCCTGGTCGCACCCATCGGCTTCAACTGGCAGATCGCGATCGCCCTCGTGCCCGGCATGGCCGCACGCGAAGTCGCCGTGAGCGCGCTCGGCACCGTCTATGCGCTGTCGGCCACGGGCGAGGAGGCAGCTGCGCAACTGGGCACGCTGATCGGGCAGACCTGGTCGCTCGCGACGGCGCTGTCGCTGCTCGTGTGGTTCGTGTTCGCACCCCAGTGCATCTCCACCATCGCCGCCGTGCGGCGTGAAACCAACAGCTGGCGCTATCCGATCATCATGGCGGCCTACCTGTTCGCGCTGGCCTATGCCGCGAGCTTAGTCACCTACCGCGTGGCGCTCGCCCTGACCTCCGGAGGTGGATGA
- the murJ gene encoding murein biosynthesis integral membrane protein MurJ, with protein MSLFKAASTVSLLTLASRVTGLARDLLMASMFGASALTDAFNVAFRIPNLFRRLFAEGAFSQAFVPVLATHRAQHGEDATRALISSVATALFWVLLFTCMAGVLGAPLLVWLLASGLRQNPEGYGAAVLMTRWMFPYIGFMSLVALSAGVLNTWKRFAVPAATPVLLNLCMILAAWLGAPQLAARGIEPIYAMAGGVMLGGIAQLAVQLPALHRLRLLPRIGMSPGAIRTAWQAPGVRRILVLMGPALLGVGVAQISLMINTQIASYLAPGSVTWLFYADRLMEFPTSLLGVALGVVLTPQLAAARAAGDAQRYSAMLDWGLRIVVVLSVPCAVALLTFAQPLVATLFHHGALHDGDVGQIALALAGYGVGLLGLVAIKVLAPGYYASQDIRTPVRIAVAVLCVTQLLNAVLVPTLEHAGLALSIGLGALVNALWLLVGLLRRGSFQPQPGWGRLLLQVVAASALLAIFLIWASRYIDWIAMRAHEAQRVGWLAVFLAGAALLYFGALWAAGMKLRQLLRR; from the coding sequence GTGTCCCTGTTCAAAGCCGCCTCCACCGTCTCCCTGCTGACTCTGGCCTCCCGCGTGACGGGGCTGGCGCGCGACCTGCTCATGGCATCGATGTTCGGCGCCAGTGCGCTCACCGACGCCTTCAACGTCGCCTTCCGGATTCCCAACCTGTTCCGCCGCCTCTTCGCCGAAGGGGCTTTCAGCCAGGCCTTCGTTCCCGTGCTGGCCACGCACCGGGCGCAGCACGGCGAGGACGCCACGCGTGCGCTGATCTCGAGCGTGGCCACCGCGCTCTTCTGGGTGCTGCTGTTCACCTGCATGGCGGGCGTGCTGGGCGCGCCGCTGCTGGTCTGGCTCCTGGCCAGCGGCCTGCGGCAGAACCCCGAGGGCTACGGCGCGGCCGTGCTGATGACGCGCTGGATGTTCCCCTACATCGGCTTCATGTCGCTGGTGGCGCTGTCCGCCGGGGTGCTCAATACGTGGAAGCGCTTCGCCGTGCCGGCGGCCACGCCGGTGCTGCTCAATCTCTGCATGATCCTGGCCGCATGGCTGGGTGCACCGCAACTGGCAGCGCGCGGCATCGAGCCCATCTACGCGATGGCGGGAGGCGTGATGCTGGGCGGCATTGCGCAACTGGCCGTGCAACTGCCGGCGCTGCACCGGCTGCGGCTGCTGCCGCGCATCGGCATGTCCCCCGGCGCGATCCGGACCGCCTGGCAGGCACCCGGGGTGAGGCGCATCCTCGTGCTCATGGGGCCCGCGCTGCTGGGCGTGGGCGTGGCGCAGATCTCCCTGATGATCAACACGCAGATCGCCTCCTACCTGGCACCGGGCAGCGTCACCTGGCTGTTCTACGCGGACCGCCTGATGGAGTTCCCCACCTCGCTGCTGGGCGTCGCCCTGGGCGTGGTGCTCACGCCGCAACTGGCGGCCGCCCGTGCCGCCGGCGACGCGCAGCGCTACTCCGCCATGCTGGACTGGGGCCTGCGCATCGTGGTGGTGCTGTCCGTTCCGTGCGCCGTGGCCCTGCTCACCTTCGCACAGCCGCTGGTGGCCACGCTGTTCCACCATGGTGCGCTGCACGATGGCGACGTAGGGCAGATCGCCCTGGCGCTCGCAGGCTACGGCGTGGGGTTGCTGGGGCTCGTCGCCATCAAGGTGCTCGCTCCCGGCTATTACGCCAGCCAGGACATCCGCACTCCCGTGCGCATCGCGGTGGCCGTGCTGTGCGTGACCCAGCTGCTCAACGCCGTCCTGGTGCCGACGCTGGAACACGCGGGCCTGGCGCTGTCCATCGGGCTGGGCGCGCTGGTGAATGCCCTGTGGCTGCTGGTGGGTTTGCTGCGCCGCGGCAGCTTCCAGCCGCAGCCCGGCTGGGGACGCCTGTTGCTGCAGGTCGTGGCGGCCAGCGCCCTGCTGGCGATTTTCCTGATCTGGGCCAGCCGGTACATCGACTGGATCGCTATGCGGGCCCACGAGGCACAGCGCGTGGGATGGCTCGCGGTGTTCCTGGCGGGGGCGGCGTTGCTGTATTTCGGCGCGCTGTGGGCGGCGGGGATGAAGCTGCGCCAGCTGCTGCGCCGCTGA
- the mqo gene encoding malate dehydrogenase (quinone): protein MKKTIKALPGAVLVLALAAVLFLYWPLFPRSVPPAENDQPIDVVMVGAGTMSTTLATYLQELQPDWKIQVFERLDGVALESSNGWNNAGTGHSGFAELNYTPQLPDGSIETKRAVGIAEQFEVSRQFWAHQIGRGAMQAPGTFINPTPHMSFVWGDDNIAYLRKRHAALVRNPLFYGMQYSEDQAQIRKWAPLMIEGRDPAQKVAATYMPLGTDVNYGAVTNQLMAGLRKSPNFTLSLQHEVRALRQNADKTWNVTVAQLAEGGKEKTVKARFVFVGAGGAALKLLQASGIPESKNYAGFPVGGQFLATENPELTARHDVKAYGIASTGSPPMSVPHMDARNLDGKPVVLFGPFALATTKFLKNGSWFDLFSSVTHDNLVGMLRVGIHNLDLVKYLLQQAELTDEDRYKELQAYFPQARREDWRLVTAGQRVQVIKRDPEKGAVLQFGTEIVTDADGTIAALMGASPGASTAPYIMLNLMAKAFPRQMADAGWKPRLQQIIPSYGRKINDSAAATNEIRRMTSTALHLPYLDVPADLSPSAAQTAAPAAAAPAASRSLNKEMQAL from the coding sequence ATGAAAAAGACGATCAAAGCCTTGCCCGGCGCCGTGCTGGTGCTCGCCCTGGCCGCTGTACTGTTTCTGTACTGGCCCCTCTTCCCCCGCTCCGTCCCTCCTGCCGAGAACGACCAGCCCATCGATGTGGTGATGGTCGGTGCCGGCACCATGAGCACCACGCTGGCCACCTACCTGCAGGAGCTGCAGCCCGACTGGAAAATCCAGGTCTTCGAGCGCCTGGACGGCGTGGCCCTGGAAAGCTCCAACGGCTGGAACAACGCAGGCACCGGGCATTCGGGCTTCGCGGAACTGAACTACACCCCCCAGCTTCCCGACGGCTCCATCGAAACCAAGCGCGCCGTGGGCATCGCGGAGCAGTTCGAGGTGTCGCGCCAGTTCTGGGCGCACCAGATCGGCCGGGGAGCCATGCAGGCGCCGGGCACCTTCATCAACCCGACGCCGCACATGAGCTTCGTCTGGGGGGATGACAACATCGCCTACCTGCGCAAGCGGCATGCCGCGCTGGTCCGCAACCCGCTCTTCTACGGCATGCAGTACTCGGAGGACCAGGCCCAGATCCGGAAATGGGCTCCGCTGATGATCGAGGGCCGCGATCCGGCCCAGAAGGTCGCCGCCACCTACATGCCCCTGGGCACCGACGTGAACTACGGCGCAGTGACGAACCAGCTCATGGCAGGCCTGCGCAAAAGCCCGAATTTCACGCTGAGCCTGCAGCACGAAGTGCGCGCGCTGCGCCAGAACGCCGACAAGACCTGGAACGTGACCGTGGCCCAGTTGGCCGAGGGCGGCAAGGAAAAGACCGTCAAGGCCCGCTTCGTCTTCGTGGGCGCCGGCGGTGCGGCCCTCAAGCTGCTGCAGGCATCGGGCATTCCCGAGTCGAAGAACTACGCGGGCTTCCCCGTGGGCGGGCAGTTCCTCGCCACCGAGAACCCCGAACTCACCGCGCGCCATGACGTGAAGGCCTACGGCATCGCCTCGACCGGCTCCCCGCCGATGTCGGTCCCGCACATGGATGCACGCAACCTGGACGGCAAGCCGGTCGTGCTCTTCGGCCCCTTCGCCCTGGCCACCACGAAGTTCCTCAAGAACGGCTCCTGGTTCGACCTGTTCTCCTCCGTCACGCACGACAACCTCGTGGGCATGCTGCGCGTGGGCATCCACAACCTCGACCTCGTGAAATACCTGCTGCAGCAGGCGGAACTCACCGACGAGGATCGCTACAAGGAACTGCAGGCCTACTTCCCGCAGGCCAGGCGCGAGGACTGGCGCCTGGTGACCGCCGGGCAGCGCGTGCAGGTGATCAAGCGCGACCCGGAAAAGGGCGCCGTGCTGCAGTTCGGCACGGAGATCGTGACCGACGCCGACGGCACCATCGCGGCCCTGATGGGCGCCTCTCCCGGCGCATCGACGGCGCCCTACATCATGCTGAACCTGATGGCCAAGGCGTTCCCCCGGCAGATGGCGGACGCCGGCTGGAAGCCGCGCCTGCAGCAGATCATCCCGTCGTATGGACGCAAGATCAACGACAGCGCCGCCGCGACCAACGAGATCCGGCGCATGACCAGCACGGCCCTGCACCTGCCCTACCTGGATGTGCCGGCCGATCTCTCCCCATCCGCCGCGCAGACAGCGGCGCCTGCCGCCGCAGCACCGGCCGCTTCGCGCAGCCTGAACAAGGAAATGCAGGCACTCTGA
- a CDS encoding ferrous iron transport protein A, translating into MKMSADDAAGLAHARPSSPHAPMGLDQLPRRVAAHVASLQPARDEREQAIVQRLMEIGFLPGEPVRIVASGFPGGDPLAVRIGQATFALRRHEAALVQVQPGEVPA; encoded by the coding sequence ATGAAGATGTCCGCTGACGATGCGGCCGGGCTCGCGCACGCCCGGCCTTCCTCCCCGCACGCGCCCATGGGGCTGGACCAGTTGCCGCGCCGGGTGGCCGCGCACGTGGCGTCCCTTCAGCCCGCGCGCGACGAGCGCGAGCAGGCGATCGTGCAGCGTCTCATGGAAATCGGCTTCCTGCCGGGCGAACCCGTGCGCATCGTGGCCAGCGGCTTTCCCGGCGGCGATCCCCTCGCCGTCCGCATCGGGCAGGCCACTTTCGCGCTGCGGCGCCACGAGGCAGCCCTGGTCCAGGTGCAGCCCGGGGAGGTGCCGGCATGA
- a CDS encoding Lrp/AsnC family transcriptional regulator — MQPELDRTDRQLVSALQDNARLTSGELAQMAHLSQSPCWRRVKRLEEEGVIAGYHATLNRRALGLGVMVFVMIGIDHQTEASSLPFEEAVCAIPEVVMFHGISGPEDFMLVVVTRDLDAYSELLQNRLHRLPGVRRVHSYFSLQEFKGRIGGLPVP; from the coding sequence ATGCAACCCGAACTGGATCGAACGGACCGGCAGCTGGTATCGGCCCTGCAGGACAACGCCCGGCTCACGTCCGGCGAACTGGCCCAGATGGCCCATCTCTCGCAGTCCCCGTGCTGGCGCCGCGTGAAGCGCCTGGAAGAAGAGGGCGTGATCGCGGGCTACCACGCCACGCTCAACCGGCGTGCGCTCGGCCTGGGGGTGATGGTGTTCGTGATGATCGGCATCGACCACCAGACCGAAGCGTCGTCCCTGCCTTTCGAGGAGGCGGTGTGCGCCATTCCCGAGGTGGTCATGTTCCACGGCATCTCCGGCCCGGAGGATTTCATGCTGGTGGTCGTCACCCGCGACCTGGACGCCTATTCCGAGCTGCTGCAGAACCGCCTGCACCGCCTGCCCGGCGTGCGCCGGGTGCACAGCTACTTCTCGCTGCAGGAATTCAAGGGGCGCATCGGCGGCCTGCCCGTGCCCTGA
- the argF gene encoding ornithine carbamoyltransferase, with amino-acid sequence MKAVSDMKHYLQFKDLSAQDYAYLFERAAVIKGKFKRYEKHHPLTDRTLAMIFEKASTRTRVSFEAGMYQLGGSVVHLTTGDSQLGRAEPIEDSAKVISRMVDLVMIRTYEQTKIERFAAHSRVPVINGLTNEFHPCQILADIFTFIEHRGSIQGRTVAWVGDGNNMANTWLQAAELLGFTVHVSTPSGYEVDSRIAGVAAGSHYKVFSDPLEACRGADLITTDVWTSMGYEAENEARKKAFADWCVDAEMMAAARPDALFMHCLPAHRGEEVEADVIDGPQSVVWDEAENRMHVQKALMEYLLLGRMA; translated from the coding sequence ATGAAAGCCGTCTCCGACATGAAGCACTACCTGCAATTCAAGGACCTCTCCGCCCAGGATTACGCCTACCTGTTCGAGCGCGCGGCGGTCATCAAGGGCAAGTTCAAGCGCTATGAGAAGCACCATCCGCTCACGGACCGCACGCTGGCCATGATCTTCGAGAAGGCCAGCACGCGCACGCGCGTGAGCTTCGAGGCCGGCATGTACCAGCTCGGCGGCAGCGTGGTGCACCTCACCACGGGCGACAGCCAGCTCGGACGTGCCGAGCCCATCGAGGACAGCGCCAAGGTCATCAGCCGCATGGTGGACCTGGTGATGATCCGCACCTACGAGCAGACCAAGATCGAGCGCTTCGCGGCGCATTCGCGGGTGCCGGTCATCAACGGCCTCACCAACGAATTCCACCCCTGCCAGATCCTGGCCGACATCTTCACGTTCATCGAGCACCGCGGCTCCATCCAGGGCAGGACGGTGGCCTGGGTGGGCGACGGCAACAACATGGCCAACACCTGGCTGCAGGCGGCCGAGCTCCTGGGCTTCACGGTGCACGTGAGCACGCCCTCGGGCTACGAAGTGGACAGCCGCATCGCAGGCGTGGCGGCCGGCTCGCACTACAAGGTGTTCAGCGACCCGCTGGAGGCCTGCCGCGGCGCCGACCTCATCACCACCGACGTGTGGACCAGCATGGGCTACGAGGCCGAGAACGAGGCCCGCAAGAAGGCATTCGCCGACTGGTGCGTGGACGCCGAGATGATGGCTGCGGCGCGCCCGGACGCGCTGTTCATGCACTGCCTGCCGGCGCACCGCGGCGAGGAAGTGGAGGCCGACGTGATCGATGGCCCGCAATCCGTCGTGTGGGACGAGGCGGAGAACCGCATGCACGTGCAGAAGGCGCTGATGGAATACCTGCTGCTGGGCCGGATGGCCTGA
- a CDS encoding aspartate aminotransferase family protein gives MSASAQPASPHVMNTYGRLPIALERGQGCRVWDVNGKQYLDALGGIAVNTLGHNHAKLVPALQEQVAKLIHSSNYYHVPLQEQLAAQLVERSGMTNVFFCNSGLEANEAALKLARKYGHDKGIERPQIVVYEKAFHGRSIATLSATGNPKVQAGFGPLVEGFIRVPMNDIEAIRKATEGNPDVVAVFFETIQGEGGVNPMRIEYLQQLRQLCNERGWLMMIDEVQCGMGRTGKWFAHQWAGIVPDVMPLAKGLGSGVPIGAVVAGPRAANIFAPGNHGTTFGGNPLAMRAGVETVRIMEEDGLLQNAADVGAHLKAALQRELGGLPGVKEIRGQGLMLGIELDRPCGVLVGRAAEAGLLLSVTADSVIRMVPALILTREEADEIVSLLAPLVKAFLAE, from the coding sequence ATGAGCGCTTCCGCCCAGCCCGCCTCGCCCCACGTGATGAACACCTACGGCCGCCTGCCGATCGCGCTCGAGCGAGGCCAGGGCTGCAGGGTCTGGGACGTGAACGGCAAGCAGTACCTCGACGCGCTGGGCGGCATCGCAGTGAACACGCTGGGCCACAACCATGCAAAGCTCGTGCCGGCGCTGCAGGAGCAGGTGGCCAAGCTGATCCACAGCTCCAACTACTACCACGTTCCCCTGCAGGAGCAGCTCGCCGCCCAGCTGGTGGAGCGCTCCGGCATGACGAACGTGTTCTTCTGCAATTCCGGGCTGGAGGCCAACGAGGCCGCGCTCAAGCTGGCACGCAAGTACGGCCACGACAAGGGCATCGAGCGCCCGCAGATCGTGGTCTATGAAAAGGCCTTCCACGGCCGCTCCATCGCCACCCTGTCGGCCACCGGCAACCCGAAGGTGCAGGCCGGCTTCGGCCCGCTGGTCGAAGGCTTCATCCGCGTGCCGATGAACGACATCGAGGCCATCCGCAAGGCCACTGAAGGCAACCCGGACGTGGTGGCCGTGTTCTTCGAGACCATCCAGGGCGAAGGCGGCGTGAACCCCATGCGCATCGAGTACCTGCAGCAACTGCGGCAGCTCTGCAACGAGCGCGGCTGGCTGATGATGATCGACGAGGTGCAGTGCGGCATGGGCCGCACCGGCAAGTGGTTCGCGCACCAGTGGGCCGGCATCGTGCCGGACGTGATGCCGCTGGCCAAGGGCCTGGGCTCGGGCGTGCCGATCGGCGCGGTGGTGGCGGGCCCCAGGGCCGCGAACATCTTCGCGCCCGGCAACCACGGCACGACCTTCGGCGGCAACCCGCTGGCCATGCGGGCCGGCGTGGAGACCGTGCGCATCATGGAGGAAGACGGCCTGCTGCAGAACGCGGCCGACGTGGGCGCGCACCTGAAGGCGGCGCTGCAGCGCGAGCTGGGCGGACTGCCCGGCGTGAAGGAGATCCGCGGCCAGGGCCTGATGCTGGGCATCGAGCTCGACCGGCCGTGCGGCGTGCTGGTGGGCCGTGCCGCCGAAGCCGGCCTGCTGCTGTCCGTCACCGCGGACAGCGTGATCCGCATGGTGCCCGCGCTCATCCTCACGCGCGAAGAGGCCGACGAGATCGTGTCCCTGCTCGCCCCGCTGGTCAAGGCCTTCCTGGCCGAATGA
- a CDS encoding DUF3579 domain-containing protein has translation MVSPNSKEVFIQGITHDGKTFRPSDWAERLAGVMSQFRPGGARPGSHLSYSPWCVPTTMNGVKCVVVHRDLQTHEPMAWDFVMNFARDNGLQVAEACLLPDGAPAPGKA, from the coding sequence ATGGTTTCCCCCAACTCGAAAGAAGTCTTCATCCAAGGCATCACCCACGACGGGAAAACCTTCCGCCCCAGCGACTGGGCCGAGCGCCTGGCGGGCGTCATGAGCCAGTTCCGGCCCGGCGGCGCGCGGCCCGGCAGCCACCTGAGCTATTCCCCCTGGTGCGTGCCCACCACCATGAATGGCGTGAAATGCGTGGTGGTCCACCGCGACCTGCAGACGCATGAGCCCATGGCCTGGGATTTCGTCATGAATTTCGCACGCGACAATGGCCTGCAGGTGGCCGAGGCCTGCCTGCTGCCGGACGGCGCGCCCGCTCCCGGCAAGGCCTGA
- the kynB gene encoding arylformamidase: protein MTTPRSLWDISAPVHAGSPVFPGDTAYAQQWCATIGPQCPVNVSAVTMSPHVGTHADAPLHYDPQGASIGDVSLDAFIGPCRVIHAIGKGPLVAWEHIAHALGADRPALPRRVLVRTYERMPVDRWDAALAAYAPDTIERLADLGVVLVGIDTASIDPADSKSLDSHQVIRRRGLRVLENLVLDAVPEGDYELIALPLKLATADASPVRAVLRTLA from the coding sequence ATGACCACGCCCCGCTCTCTTTGGGACATTTCCGCACCGGTGCATGCCGGCAGCCCGGTGTTTCCCGGCGACACGGCCTATGCGCAGCAGTGGTGCGCGACCATCGGGCCGCAGTGCCCCGTCAATGTGAGCGCGGTGACGATGTCGCCCCACGTGGGCACGCATGCGGATGCGCCCCTGCACTACGACCCGCAGGGCGCGTCGATCGGCGACGTCTCCCTGGACGCCTTCATCGGCCCCTGCCGCGTGATCCATGCGATCGGCAAGGGTCCGCTGGTCGCATGGGAGCACATCGCCCACGCGCTGGGCGCCGACCGGCCCGCCCTGCCGCGGCGCGTGCTCGTGCGCACCTACGAGCGCATGCCGGTGGACCGCTGGGATGCCGCGCTGGCTGCCTACGCACCGGACACCATCGAACGCCTGGCCGACCTGGGCGTGGTGCTGGTGGGCATCGACACTGCCAGCATCGACCCTGCCGACAGCAAGTCGCTGGACAGCCACCAGGTGATCCGCCGGCGCGGGCTGCGAGTACTGGAGAACCTCGTGCTCGATGCGGTTCCCGAGGGCGACTACGAACTCATCGCCCTGCCCCTGAAGCTCGCCACCGCGGACGCCTCGCCCGTGCGCGCGGTGCTGCGGACGCTGGCCTGA